One genomic region from Epinephelus fuscoguttatus linkage group LG8, E.fuscoguttatus.final_Chr_v1 encodes:
- the LOC125893263 gene encoding serum paraoxonase/arylesterase 2-like has protein sequence MGKLVCISVVIAALSALVGERIVNFRKRTLATRELVQNHLPNCVELKNLENGAEDITILGNGLAFISSGLRYPGMPASDVKGKIFTLDLTDSRMKPVELRMPRNFDLESFNPHGISVYTDPSDDTVYLFVVNHPEHKSQVELFKYAEDDRSLEHLKTIKHELLHSVNDLVAVGVDSFYATNDHYFTHEILKGLVEPVLAQPWSNVVYYSPEEVKVVSEGYYFANGINISPDRRHIYVADLFDHKVHVLEQKEDNALVPVKSVAVGSLCDNIEVEPETGDLWLGCHPNAWKLFMFDPKSPAGSEVIKIQNIHSDEPVVTQVYADDGQVLIGSSVAAPYGGKLLIGTVFHKALCCDLN, from the exons ATGGGAAAGCTGGTCTGCATTTCGGTTGTAATCGCAGCCTTATCGGCGCTGGTTGGAGAGAGGATTGTTAACTTCAG GAAAAGGACCCTGGCCACCAGAGAGCTGGTCCAGAATCACCTCCCCAACTGTGTTGAGCTCAAAAACCTGG aaaatggcGCAGAAGATATAACGATTCTTGGAAATGGACTTGCCTTTATCAGCAGT GGTCTGAGGTATCCTGGAATGCCGGCCTCTGATGTGAAAGGAAAGATCTTCACCCTTGATCTGACAGATTCTCGGATGAAACCAGTGGAGTTGCGCATGCCAAGAAACTTTGATCTGGAGTCATTCAACCCTCATGGCATCAGCGTATACACTGACCCAAGTG ATGACACAGTGTACCTGTTTGTCGTCAATCACCCTGAACACAAAAGCCAAGTAGAGCTGTTCAAATATGCTGAGGACGACCGCTCCCTGGAGCATCTGAAAACCATAAAACATGAACTTCTTCACAG TGTAAACGATCTTGTTGCAGTGGGAGTGGATAGCTTCTATGCCACCAATGATCACTACTTTACCCATGAAATCCTTAAAGGTTTGGTGGAGCCTGTTCTGGCTCAGCCTTGGTCTAATGTTGTGTACTACAGTCCTGAGGAAGTAAAAGTGGTCTCTGAGGGGTATTACTTTGCAAATGGCATTAATATCTCACCAGACAGAAG GCATATATATGTGGCTGATTTATTTGACCACAAAGTGCATGTGCTTGAgcagaaagaagacaatgcgTTGGTCCCTGTGAAG TCTGTGGCTGTGGGTTCACTCTGTGACAACATTGAAGTGGAACCTGAAACTGGAGACCTGTGGTTGGGCTGTCACCCTAATGCATGGAAACTTTTCATGTTCGACCCCAAGAGCCCAGCTGGATCAGAG GTCATCAAAATCCAGAACATTCATTCTGATGAGCCAGTGGTGACTCAGGTGTACGCTGACGACGGCCAGGTGCTCATTGGCTCCTCTGTAGCAGCTCCCTATGGGGGGAAGTTGCTCATTGGCACTGTGTTCCACAAAGCCCTGTGCTGTGATTTGAATTAG
- the LOC125893542 gene encoding casein kinase II subunit alpha-like yields MSGPVPSRSRVYPDVNTQRPREYWDYESHVVEWGNQDDYQLVRKLGRGKYSEVFEAINITNNEKVVVKILKPVKKKKIKREIKILENLRGGPNIISLLDIVKDPVSRTPALVFEHVNNTDFKQLYQTLSDFDIRFYMYEILKALDYCHSMGIMHRDVKPHNVMIDHEHRKLRLIDWGLAEFYHPNQEYNVRVASRYFKGPELLVDYQMYDYSLDMWSLGCMLASMIFRKEPFFHGHDNYDQLVRIAKVLGTEDLYDYIDKYNIELDPRFNDILGRHSRKRWERFVHSENQHLVSTEALDFLDKLLRYDHQARLTAREAMDHPYFYPIVKDQGRGATPGGMAASSTPVSSSSMMAGITSMSSSQPLANIAGSPVISAPNTLATQVPAATGAQP; encoded by the exons ATGTCTGGCCCTGTCCCAAGCCGCTCTCGAGTTTACCCTgatgtaaacacacagagaccTCGGGAATACTGGGACTATGAGTCCCATGTTGTTGAATGGGG gaaCCAAGACGACTATCAGCTAGTCAGAAAACTAGGGAGAGGCAAATATAGTGAAGTGTTTGAAGCCATAAACATCACAAACAATGAAAAAGTGGTCGTCAAAATACTGAAG CCGgtcaagaaaaagaaaatcaagagAGAAATAAAGATCCTGGAGAATCTGAGGGGTGGCCCAAATATCATCTCACTGTTAGATATCGTCAAGGATCCTGTG tccCGAACCCCTGCTTTGGTCTTTGAACATGTGAACAACACAGATTTCAAG caattGTATCAAACCCTATCTGACTTTGACATACGGTTCTACATGTACGAAATCTTAAAG GCTCTGGATTACTGCCACAGTATGGGGATTATGCACAGAGATGTCAAGCCACACAACGTAATGATTGATCATGAACACAGAAAG CTCCGCCTAATCGATTGGGGTTTGGCAGAATTCTATCACCCAAACCAGGAATACAACGTGAGAGTGGCATCGAGGTACTTCAAAGGACCTGAACTGCTGGTAGACTACCAG ATGTATGACTACAGCCTGGACATGTGGAGTTTGGGTTGCATGCTCGCCAGCATGATCTTCAGAAAGGAGCCTTTCTTTCACGGTCACGACAACTACGATCAG CTTGTGCGAATCGCAAAAGTACTCGGCACAGAGGACCTCTACGACTACATCGACAAGTACAACATTGAGTTGGATCCACGGTTCAATGACATTCTCGGAAG ACACTCCCGCAAAAGGTGGGAGAGGTTTGTGCACAGCGAGAACCAGCACCTGGTCAGCACAGAGGCTCTAGACTTCCTGGACAAACTGCTGCGCTATGACCATCAAGCCCGCCTCACGGCCAGAGAGGCTATGGATCATCCCTACTTCT ATCCCATCGTTAAAGATCAGGGAAGAGGGGCCACTCCTGGAGGGATGGCTGCCAGCTCCACGCCAGTCAGCTCCTCAAGTATGATGGCCG GTATCACCTCAATGTCCTCCTCACAGCCACTGGCTAACATTGCTGGATCACCCGTCATCTCTGCTCCCAACACTCTGGCCACACAAGTCCCCGCAGCCACCGGGGCTCAACCCTGA
- the LOC125893223 gene encoding TYRO protein tyrosine kinase-binding protein — protein MSDALCIVGSMFGSAEGQQGCDSCYLINMGSVIGIIASDILLTIFITVSVFCFATHQRRRRDSHDGKRSLPSSVSKKMASEVTESPYQELHGVQSDVYSELRHFRK, from the exons ATGTCTGATGCTCTTTGCATTGTGGGTTCGATGTTTG gCTCAGCAGAAGGACAGCAAG GCTGTGATTCATGTTACCTGATAAACATGGGCTCTGTCATAGGCATTATTGCCTCTGATATCCTCTTGACCATCTTCATCACTGTTTCTGTGTTCTGCTTTGCGACTCACCAAAGGAGAAGGAGGGATTCTCATGATG GTAAAAGAAGTCTGCCGTCATCGGTATCAAAGAAAATGGCATCAGAGGTCACAGAATCTCCCTACCAG GAGTTACACGGAGTCCAGTCAGATGTGTACAGTGAGCTTCGGCACTTTAGGAAATGA